In Kitasatospora sp. NBC_00240, the following are encoded in one genomic region:
- a CDS encoding peptide chain release factor 3, translating into MSNEQSVPVVQIVNEAGRRRTFAVISHPDAGKSTTTEALALHARAITSAGAVHGQGARKGVTSDWMELERERGISVTSAALQFGYRGHVMNLVDTPGHADFSEDTYRVLAAVDCAIMLVDAAKGLEEQTRKLFAVCRHRGVPVITFINKWDRRGREALTLLEDIETHLGITPVPVVWPVGGAGDLRGLVRASDTEQMLRYTKVPGGTHAALEEVLTAEEATEREGEVWETALEELELVLSSGPEYDQEAFEAGKISPVFFGSALSNIGVKLLLDAVVDLAPSPASRPLAKGGSREVTEDFSGLVFKIQANMDPAHRDRMAFVRVCSGVFERGMNVTRAASGRSFATKYAQTVFGAERTVVDTAYPGDVVGLINASALRVGDTLYSGKKAEFPPLPAFAPEYFAVARPKDISRSKQFRKGVSQLDEEGVVQVLVSDRRGDQAPVMAAVGPMQFDVVLHRMEHEFSSPITLDRLSYKLARVTDADGAAELAKARLTDAEVLIRRSDNALLALFADKWHLSAFQRAKPDILLQPLIATAD; encoded by the coding sequence GTGAGCAACGAGCAGTCCGTCCCGGTCGTCCAGATCGTCAACGAGGCCGGGCGCCGGCGTACCTTCGCCGTCATCAGCCACCCCGACGCGGGCAAGTCCACCACCACCGAGGCGCTCGCCCTGCACGCCCGGGCGATCACCTCGGCCGGCGCGGTGCACGGCCAGGGCGCCCGCAAGGGCGTGACCAGCGACTGGATGGAGCTGGAGCGCGAGCGCGGCATCTCGGTCACCTCGGCCGCCCTGCAGTTCGGCTACCGCGGGCACGTGATGAACCTGGTCGACACCCCCGGCCACGCCGACTTCTCCGAGGACACCTACCGGGTGCTGGCGGCCGTCGACTGCGCGATCATGCTGGTCGACGCGGCCAAGGGCCTGGAGGAGCAGACCCGCAAGCTGTTCGCGGTCTGCCGCCACCGCGGCGTCCCGGTGATCACCTTCATCAACAAGTGGGACCGCCGCGGCCGCGAGGCGCTCACCCTGCTGGAGGACATCGAGACCCACCTGGGCATCACCCCGGTGCCGGTGGTCTGGCCGGTCGGCGGCGCGGGTGACCTGCGCGGACTCGTCCGGGCCTCGGACACCGAGCAGATGCTGCGCTACACCAAGGTGCCCGGCGGAACGCACGCCGCCCTGGAGGAGGTGCTCACCGCCGAGGAGGCGACCGAGCGCGAGGGCGAGGTCTGGGAGACCGCGCTGGAGGAGCTGGAGCTGGTGCTCTCCTCCGGCCCCGAGTACGACCAGGAGGCCTTCGAGGCCGGCAAGATCAGCCCGGTCTTCTTCGGCTCCGCCCTGAGCAACATCGGCGTGAAGCTCCTGCTGGACGCGGTCGTCGACCTCGCCCCCTCCCCCGCCTCGCGTCCGCTGGCCAAGGGCGGCAGCCGCGAGGTCACCGAGGACTTCTCGGGTCTGGTCTTCAAGATCCAGGCGAACATGGACCCGGCGCACCGCGACCGGATGGCCTTCGTCCGGGTCTGCTCCGGCGTCTTCGAGCGCGGCATGAACGTCACCCGGGCGGCCAGCGGCCGGTCCTTCGCCACCAAGTACGCGCAGACCGTCTTCGGCGCCGAGCGGACCGTGGTCGACACCGCCTACCCCGGTGACGTGGTGGGTCTGATCAACGCCAGCGCGCTGCGGGTGGGCGACACCCTGTACAGCGGCAAGAAGGCCGAGTTCCCGCCGCTGCCGGCCTTCGCCCCGGAGTACTTCGCGGTGGCCCGGCCGAAGGACATCAGCCGCTCCAAGCAGTTCCGCAAGGGTGTCTCCCAGCTGGACGAGGAGGGCGTGGTCCAGGTGCTGGTCTCGGACCGCCGCGGCGACCAGGCCCCGGTGATGGCAGCCGTCGGCCCGATGCAGTTCGACGTGGTGCTGCACCGGATGGAGCACGAGTTCTCCTCCCCGATCACCCTCGACCGGCTCTCCTACAAGCTGGCCCGGGTCACCGACGCCGACGGCGCGGCGGAGCTGGCCAAGGCCCGGCTGACCGACGCCGAGGTGCTGATCCGCCGCTCGGACAACGCCCTGCTGGCCCTGTTCGCCGACAAGTGGCACCTGAGCGCCTTCCAGCGCGCCAAGCCGGACATCCTGCTGCAGCCGCTGATCGCCACGGCCGACTAG
- a CDS encoding Uma2 family endonuclease has protein sequence MSHEVRGHEPPTQEDILPHGAGAPPWTEPAGVATVAEVTSSRPDQDRIAKRHCYARAGIPLYLLVDRDKSQVGLFGKPQRDEYTEVRLAPFGQPPALPDPFGFELDTKPFLRAGAGEVSPGWPSRAGRRSGWPGARPGGA, from the coding sequence ATGTCACATGAGGTGAGGGGCCACGAGCCGCCGACACAGGAGGACATCCTGCCCCATGGAGCTGGCGCCCCGCCCTGGACGGAGCCGGCCGGCGTGGCGACGGTCGCCGAGGTGACCTCCAGCAGGCCCGATCAGGACCGGATCGCCAAGCGGCACTGCTACGCCCGCGCCGGGATCCCGCTATACCTGCTGGTCGACCGCGACAAGTCGCAGGTCGGTCTGTTCGGAAAGCCGCAACGGGACGAGTACACCGAAGTGCGTCTCGCCCCGTTCGGGCAACCGCCGGCCCTGCCCGACCCGTTCGGGTTCGAGCTGGACACCAAGCCGTTCCTCCGGGCCGGCGCCGGGGAGGTCAGCCCCGGGTGGCCATCGCGCGCAGGAAGAAGGTCAGGTTGGCCGGGCGCTCGGCCAGGCGGCGCATGA
- a CDS encoding DUF397 domain-containing protein encodes MSTEEFGRTGTELTWFKSSYSGNEGGECVEVAMATATVHVRDSKDRGGPLLGFTPDAWAAFVRFTCDVT; translated from the coding sequence ATGAGCACCGAGGAATTCGGCCGGACCGGCACCGAACTCACCTGGTTCAAGAGCAGCTACAGCGGCAACGAGGGCGGCGAGTGCGTCGAGGTCGCCATGGCCACCGCCACCGTCCACGTTCGCGACTCCAAGGACCGCGGCGGCCCCCTCCTCGGCTTCACCCCGGACGCCTGGGCCGCCTTCGTACGGTTCACCTGCGATGTCACATGA
- a CDS encoding SsgA family sporulation/cell division regulator, with product MPRDPLPAPSDASLAATPTGGDEEGSTAAPAAVEEVLTMRIALGDEAVGEVSTRFRFDPQRPYEVLLTFHLGRPDEADWVFSRELLRDGLTTLSGQGDVKLWPAYCPCHGATLHVALESPHGSALLEVAKPKVQDWLDRTYAQVSEAAEASCGPTDAQLAALLAGGFPTD from the coding sequence ATGCCGCGCGACCCTCTGCCCGCACCCTCCGATGCCTCTCTCGCCGCTACCCCCACGGGCGGCGATGAGGAAGGCTCCACCGCCGCTCCGGCGGCGGTGGAGGAGGTGCTGACCATGCGCATCGCGCTCGGCGACGAAGCAGTCGGAGAAGTCAGCACCCGGTTCCGGTTCGACCCGCAGCGTCCGTACGAGGTACTGCTGACCTTCCACCTCGGCCGGCCGGACGAGGCGGACTGGGTGTTCTCGCGCGAACTGCTGCGGGACGGCCTCACCACCCTGAGCGGGCAGGGCGACGTCAAGCTCTGGCCCGCGTACTGCCCCTGCCACGGGGCGACGCTGCACGTGGCGCTGGAGTCGCCGCACGGCAGTGCGCTGCTGGAGGTCGCCAAGCCCAAGGTCCAGGACTGGCTCGACCGGACGTACGCGCAGGTGTCGGAGGCGGCCGAGGCCTCCTGCGGCCCGACGGACGCCCAGCTGGCCGCGCTGCTCGCCGGGGGCTTCCCCACCGACTGA
- a CDS encoding helix-turn-helix transcriptional regulator, which yields MVATMAVVGQDEAGRATGIPHPLLGEQRPEPPDDPDGVTDFLRAIGKQVKLLRERAGLTQKELGDRLRYGEDQISSLERGRRTPQPEFLDAADELLGAGGLLKAAKEDLARAKAKARVRHPAWFRDYARLEAEAVELHFYSSHDIPGLLQTEARARALYAMRKPLLAEEVIEERVLARLARQEILTRWPTPIVSCIIEESVLRRPLGGWAVHDEQLRQLLRLGGLRSMELQVMPLERHEHAGMGGPFILLTPKGRPQVAYVEVQAVSRLTTDAEEVRILAARYGSLRAQAMTPPESLALIEKMLGER from the coding sequence GTGGTGGCGACGATGGCAGTGGTGGGTCAGGACGAAGCGGGACGGGCGACGGGCATCCCGCACCCGCTCCTCGGGGAGCAGCGGCCGGAGCCGCCGGACGACCCCGACGGCGTCACGGACTTCCTCCGGGCGATCGGCAAGCAGGTCAAACTGCTGCGCGAGCGCGCCGGACTGACGCAGAAGGAGCTGGGCGACCGGCTCCGCTACGGCGAGGACCAGATCTCCTCGCTGGAGCGCGGGCGGCGCACCCCGCAACCGGAGTTCCTGGACGCGGCCGACGAACTCCTCGGCGCCGGCGGCCTGCTGAAGGCCGCGAAGGAGGACCTGGCGCGGGCGAAGGCCAAGGCCCGGGTCCGGCACCCGGCGTGGTTCCGGGACTACGCCCGGCTGGAGGCGGAGGCGGTGGAGCTGCACTTCTACAGCAGCCACGACATCCCGGGGCTGCTCCAGACCGAAGCCCGCGCTCGTGCCCTCTACGCGATGCGCAAGCCACTCTTGGCCGAAGAGGTCATCGAGGAACGGGTGTTGGCGCGCCTCGCGCGTCAGGAGATCCTGACCCGATGGCCCACACCGATCGTGAGCTGCATCATCGAGGAATCGGTACTCAGGCGCCCGCTGGGCGGCTGGGCCGTGCACGACGAACAACTGAGGCAGCTTCTCCGACTGGGCGGCCTGCGCAGCATGGAACTTCAGGTCATGCCCCTGGAGCGGCACGAACACGCCGGCATGGGCGGCCCGTTCATCCTGCTTACTCCGAAGGGACGGCCGCAGGTGGCCTACGTCGAAGTGCAGGCGGTCAGTCGTCTGACGACGGACGCGGAGGAAGTCCGTATCCTGGCTGCACGTTACGGGAGCCTCAGGGCGCAGGCCATGACACCGCCGGAGTCCCTGGCCCTGATCGAGAAGATGCTGGGAGAGCGATGA
- a CDS encoding phosphonatase-like hydrolase, giving the protein MSTDIRLVVLDMAGTTVADDGLVELAFRSAAAALGVEADSPEHRRMLEHVHATMGESKISVFRHLFGEEEKAQRANLAFEEAYHDLVGAGHCAAIPGAAEAIAELRGQGRKVVLTTGFSRSTQDSILNALGWQGIADLTLCPSEAGRGRPYPDMVLTALLRTGTDSVRQIAVAGDTGYDMLTGTRSGAPIVAGVLTGAHGEERLRADGATHVLASITELPKLIAG; this is encoded by the coding sequence ATGAGCACCGACATCCGTCTGGTCGTCCTCGACATGGCCGGCACCACCGTCGCCGACGACGGTCTGGTCGAGCTGGCCTTCCGTTCCGCCGCCGCGGCCCTCGGGGTCGAGGCCGACAGCCCCGAGCACCGGCGCATGCTGGAGCACGTCCACGCCACCATGGGCGAGTCCAAGATCTCGGTCTTCCGGCACCTCTTCGGCGAGGAGGAGAAGGCCCAGCGCGCCAACCTCGCCTTCGAGGAGGCCTACCACGACCTGGTCGGCGCCGGGCACTGCGCCGCCATCCCCGGCGCCGCCGAGGCCATCGCCGAACTCCGCGGCCAGGGCCGCAAGGTGGTCCTCACCACCGGCTTCTCCCGCTCCACCCAGGACAGCATCCTCAACGCCCTCGGCTGGCAGGGCATCGCCGACCTCACCCTCTGCCCGTCCGAGGCCGGCCGCGGCCGCCCCTACCCGGACATGGTGCTCACCGCGCTGCTCCGCACCGGCACCGACTCCGTCCGGCAGATCGCCGTCGCCGGCGACACCGGCTACGACATGCTCACCGGCACCCGCTCCGGCGCCCCGATCGTCGCGGGCGTCCTCACCGGCGCCCACGGCGAGGAGCGGCTGCGCGCGGACGGCGCGACCCACGTCCTGGCCTCGATCACCGAGCTGCCGAAGCTGATCGCGGGCTGA
- a CDS encoding TerD family protein → MTQGGNAPLTAARVTVEVTAPKALDVSGLLLTDAGKVRSDADFVFFNAPNGPGVSHRPASGGVADAITIDTRAVPAGITKIVVTASPDEAGTTFAGIEPTATVRDADTGAVLVTFTPPRLDRETALVVVEVYQRGGAWKVRAVGQGYANGLAGIATDFGVSVEDEPAPAAQAAQTPPPPAHAPATQAPPMPITPPAAPPAPATAPSFTKVTLDKGRVNLVKGGSVSLEKNGKPFLSSVRMGLGWEPARGGRNVDLDASCIAFDAQRNKIETAWFMKLSIFNGAIAHSGDNLTGEGSGDDESITVHLDGLPPEAVGLVFVVNSFSGQKFTDVKNAYCRLLDAGSGQVLVRFDLTSSEPHTGVVMCKLVRQFSGEWVMTAIGEYVDAKTARAMVKPASAML, encoded by the coding sequence CTGACCCAAGGCGGCAACGCCCCGCTGACCGCCGCGCGGGTGACCGTCGAGGTGACCGCGCCCAAGGCGCTGGACGTCTCGGGTCTGCTGCTGACCGACGCCGGGAAGGTCCGCTCGGACGCGGACTTCGTCTTCTTCAACGCCCCGAACGGCCCGGGGGTGTCGCACAGACCCGCGAGCGGCGGCGTGGCGGACGCCATCACCATCGACACCCGAGCGGTCCCGGCCGGCATCACCAAGATCGTGGTGACGGCCAGCCCGGACGAGGCCGGCACGACCTTCGCCGGCATCGAGCCGACCGCGACCGTGCGGGACGCCGACACCGGCGCCGTACTGGTCACCTTCACCCCGCCGCGGCTGGACCGCGAGACCGCACTGGTCGTGGTCGAGGTCTACCAGCGCGGCGGCGCCTGGAAGGTCCGGGCCGTCGGCCAGGGCTACGCCAACGGCCTGGCGGGCATCGCCACCGACTTCGGGGTCTCGGTCGAGGACGAGCCGGCGCCGGCCGCCCAGGCCGCCCAGACCCCGCCGCCGCCCGCGCACGCGCCCGCCACGCAGGCTCCGCCGATGCCGATCACGCCCCCGGCCGCGCCCCCGGCGCCGGCCACCGCGCCGTCCTTCACCAAGGTCACCCTGGACAAGGGCCGGGTGAACCTGGTCAAGGGCGGTTCGGTCTCGCTGGAGAAGAACGGCAAGCCGTTCCTGTCCTCGGTCCGGATGGGCCTGGGCTGGGAGCCCGCCCGGGGCGGGCGCAACGTCGACCTGGACGCCTCGTGCATCGCCTTCGACGCCCAGCGGAACAAGATCGAGACCGCCTGGTTCATGAAGCTGTCGATCTTCAACGGCGCGATCGCGCACTCCGGTGACAACCTCACCGGCGAGGGCAGCGGCGACGACGAGTCGATCACCGTCCACCTGGACGGGCTGCCGCCCGAGGCGGTCGGCCTGGTCTTCGTGGTCAACTCCTTCTCCGGCCAGAAGTTCACCGACGTGAAGAACGCCTACTGCCGGCTGCTGGACGCCGGCAGCGGCCAGGTGCTGGTGCGGTTCGACCTGACCAGCTCGGAGCCGCACACCGGCGTGGTGATGTGCAAGCTGGTCCGCCAGTTCTCCGGCGAGTGGGTGATGACGGCGATCGGCGAGTACGTGGACGCCAAGACCGCCCGCGCCATGGTCAAGCCCGCCTCCGCGATGCTCTGA
- a CDS encoding DedA family protein, whose amino-acid sequence MNLLDASSLLAAFGALGIAVILFAETGLLIGFFLPGDSLLFTAGLLCVPGATDGPRLHLHQVLPAAVLGALLGAQVGYLIGRRGGHALLRRSSNKSLHHGVLRAEELLARYGYGKAIVLARFIPVVRTVLNPLCGVLDVPLRTFTLWQIVGGTLWAVGVTMAGYALGSSVPDIDRYLLPIIGLVVVVSVIPLVLELFRARKGRRGGGDT is encoded by the coding sequence GTGAACCTGCTGGACGCCTCCTCCCTGCTGGCCGCCTTCGGCGCCCTGGGCATCGCCGTCATCCTGTTCGCCGAGACCGGCCTGCTGATCGGCTTCTTCCTCCCCGGCGACTCGCTGCTCTTCACCGCCGGCCTGCTCTGCGTCCCCGGCGCCACCGACGGCCCCCGGCTCCACCTCCACCAGGTGCTCCCGGCCGCCGTGCTCGGCGCACTGCTGGGGGCCCAGGTCGGCTACCTGATCGGCCGCCGCGGCGGGCACGCCCTGCTGCGCCGGTCGAGCAATAAGAGCCTGCACCACGGCGTACTGCGGGCCGAGGAACTGCTCGCCCGGTACGGCTACGGCAAGGCGATCGTGCTGGCCCGCTTCATCCCGGTGGTGCGCACCGTGCTCAACCCGCTCTGCGGCGTCCTCGACGTGCCGCTGCGCACCTTCACCCTCTGGCAGATCGTGGGCGGCACCCTGTGGGCCGTCGGGGTGACGATGGCCGGATACGCCCTCGGTTCGTCCGTGCCGGATATCGACCGTTATCTGCTACCCATCATCGGTCTGGTAGTAGTTGTCTCCGTGATTCCTCTTGTTCTTGAACTGTTCCGCGCCCGTAAGGGGCGCCGTGGCGGGGGCGACACGTGA
- a CDS encoding pyridoxamine 5'-phosphate oxidase family protein, with protein MPYRLDITQGEWPAEDFRKGVEGILAESMVLTLATAGPERGPHANLAFFAYDEDLVLYFVSERSTRHSLHLAEEARAAATVFLPPPVFGEQLRGVQLTGSACEAWGRQAEAALAAYQGRYPSFAQDPDVREQFLTGAGAAALYRLQVEELTAVDEPQFGRRNYLRATVLR; from the coding sequence ATGCCGTACCGGCTCGACATCACGCAGGGCGAGTGGCCCGCCGAGGATTTCCGCAAGGGCGTCGAAGGCATCCTGGCCGAGAGCATGGTGCTCACCCTGGCCACCGCCGGCCCCGAGCGCGGGCCGCACGCCAACCTGGCCTTCTTCGCCTACGACGAGGACCTCGTCCTCTACTTCGTCAGCGAGCGCTCCACCCGGCACAGCCTCCACCTCGCCGAGGAGGCCAGAGCCGCCGCCACCGTCTTCCTGCCGCCGCCGGTCTTCGGCGAGCAACTGCGCGGCGTCCAGCTGACCGGCAGCGCCTGCGAGGCGTGGGGGCGGCAGGCGGAGGCGGCCCTCGCCGCGTACCAGGGCCGCTACCCCTCGTTCGCGCAGGACCCGGACGTCCGCGAGCAGTTCCTCACCGGCGCCGGGGCCGCCGCGCTCTACCGGCTCCAGGTGGAGGAGCTGACGGCGGTGGACGAGCCGCAGTTCGGGCGGCGCAACTACCTGCGGGCGACGGTCCTGCGCTGA
- a CDS encoding phosphatase PAP2 family protein: MTVTVPQGLPAGPRALLAYDGSGIDGGLYVRVVGWADRAPHWLDELVKAWSAVGLGLFALLMLYAWWRARGADSVVLARVLASPFVVIVAYLVNSVFKSLVEEVRPCAQIAGTISLETCPGAGDWSFPSNHTVIAFAAAAALWFAFRGLGLTALAWTGWVAAALMGLSRVWVGVHYPHDVLVGALVGTAVGLPLALAAGRAAPLVDRGRAGPFGALLGAGPTDPGVPRETPARMPAD, translated from the coding sequence GTGACCGTCACCGTGCCCCAGGGGCTTCCGGCCGGGCCGCGCGCGCTGCTCGCCTACGACGGCAGCGGCATCGACGGCGGCCTCTACGTCCGGGTCGTCGGCTGGGCCGACCGCGCCCCGCACTGGCTGGACGAGCTGGTCAAGGCCTGGTCGGCGGTCGGGCTCGGCCTGTTCGCGCTGCTCATGCTGTACGCCTGGTGGCGAGCCCGGGGGGCCGACTCCGTGGTGCTGGCCCGGGTGCTGGCCTCGCCGTTCGTCGTGATCGTCGCGTACCTCGTCAACTCGGTGTTCAAGAGCCTGGTGGAGGAGGTCCGCCCCTGCGCGCAGATCGCCGGCACCATCTCCCTGGAGACCTGCCCGGGCGCCGGTGACTGGTCCTTCCCCAGCAACCACACGGTGATCGCCTTCGCGGCCGCCGCCGCGCTCTGGTTCGCCTTCCGCGGTCTCGGCCTGACCGCCCTCGCCTGGACCGGCTGGGTCGCGGCCGCCCTGATGGGCCTCTCCCGGGTCTGGGTCGGCGTGCACTACCCGCACGACGTCCTCGTCGGCGCGCTGGTCGGCACCGCCGTGGGCCTGCCGCTCGCCCTGGCGGCCGGCCGCGCCGCCCCGCTGGTGGACCGGGGGCGCGCGGGGCCGTTCGGCGCCCTGCTGGGCGCCGGCCCGACCGACCCCGGCGTGCCCCGCGAGACCCCGGCGCGGATGCCGGCGGACTGA
- a CDS encoding helix-turn-helix domain-containing protein, whose translation MRQTRRHTRRPAGAAAAPAPGGPDLSAVHDAATGGELPADSGPEAGPRPEIGDSWARLRRLGLDPDRGAATVHLGPAEVEHRRRASGLDEVIGILRDSLLDATGDCPLILAVADAEGHVLWHEGERQLRRSADRIGFLIGARWVEENVGTNGIGTALRAGRPMQVHSAEHYLRSHHAWTCFAAPVHEPRTGRLAGVINISAPAQHARPYLLQLTMTAARLAEAELRARRLEALHQLRTVATPLLAKVSGPALVVDDDGWTAAAAGLPPTDRLRLPAEGWGSASVHWLPSLGECAVEPLADGWLVRPLHSPGRAAAGDRSGVSEQTEGARLRLDLRRPDRPELSVEGAAGTWSHGLSPRHAELLLLLATHRDGRSAAQLAEALFGDPARTVTVRAELSRLRRYLGGLLVHRPYRFAPTVTVGVIGPDDPYDLLPGSSAPAVRRLRSRLAAGTVRLPAPPDAAHPPALARTSEVAVHPDGGHPPVLTRPRVC comes from the coding sequence GTGCGGCAGACCCGGCGGCACACTCGACGACCGGCCGGCGCGGCCGCTGCGCCCGCACCCGGGGGGCCCGACCTCTCCGCCGTCCACGACGCCGCGACCGGCGGCGAACTCCCCGCCGACAGCGGCCCCGAGGCCGGCCCGAGGCCCGAGATCGGCGACTCCTGGGCCCGGCTGCGCCGGCTCGGCCTCGACCCCGACCGGGGCGCCGCCACCGTTCACCTCGGCCCGGCCGAGGTGGAGCACCGCCGTCGCGCCAGCGGGCTGGACGAGGTGATCGGCATCCTGCGCGACTCCCTGCTCGACGCCACCGGGGACTGCCCGCTGATCCTCGCCGTCGCCGACGCCGAGGGGCACGTCCTGTGGCACGAGGGCGAGCGGCAGCTGCGCCGGAGCGCCGACCGGATCGGCTTCCTGATCGGCGCCCGCTGGGTGGAGGAGAACGTCGGCACCAACGGCATCGGCACCGCGCTGCGCGCCGGCCGGCCGATGCAGGTGCACTCCGCCGAGCACTACCTGCGCAGCCACCACGCCTGGACCTGCTTCGCCGCCCCGGTGCACGAGCCCCGGACGGGCCGGCTGGCCGGCGTGATCAACATCAGCGCCCCGGCCCAGCACGCCCGACCGTACCTGCTCCAGCTGACCATGACCGCCGCCCGGCTGGCGGAGGCCGAGCTGCGGGCCCGCCGGCTGGAGGCACTGCACCAGTTGCGGACGGTGGCCACCCCGCTGCTCGCCAAGGTGAGCGGACCGGCCCTGGTGGTGGACGACGACGGCTGGACGGCGGCCGCCGCCGGCCTGCCGCCGACCGACCGGCTGCGGCTGCCCGCCGAGGGGTGGGGTTCGGCCTCCGTCCACTGGCTGCCCTCGCTCGGGGAGTGCGCCGTCGAGCCGCTCGCCGACGGCTGGCTGGTCCGGCCCCTCCACTCGCCGGGCCGGGCCGCCGCCGGCGACCGGTCCGGGGTCTCCGAGCAGACCGAGGGCGCACGACTGCGACTGGACCTGCGCCGCCCGGACCGCCCCGAGCTGTCGGTGGAGGGTGCGGCCGGCACCTGGTCGCACGGCCTCAGCCCGCGCCACGCGGAGTTGCTGCTGCTGCTCGCCACCCACCGGGACGGCCGCAGCGCGGCCCAGCTGGCCGAGGCGCTGTTCGGCGATCCGGCCCGTACCGTGACCGTCCGGGCCGAGCTGTCCCGGCTGCGGCGCTACCTGGGCGGGCTACTGGTCCACCGGCCGTACCGTTTCGCCCCGACGGTGACGGTCGGCGTGATCGGCCCGGACGATCCGTACGACCTGCTGCCCGGCTCCTCGGCGCCGGCCGTCCGCCGGCTGCGCTCCCGGCTGGCCGCCGGGACGGTACGGCTGCCGGCCCCGCCGGACGCCGCGCACCCGCCGGCCCTCGCCAGAACGTCGGAGGTGGCGGTTCACCCGGACGGCGGGCACCCGCCCGTTCTCACGCGCCCCCGGGTCTGCTGA
- a CDS encoding TIGR03364 family FAD-dependent oxidoreductase, with translation MRIIVVGAGVLGSMHAWQAVERGHEVVHLEREAEARGASVRNFGLVWVSGRAAGEELATALRARELWERIGERVPALGFRANGSLTAITTEAELAVAEHATTLPDAAARGYRLLDPAETRAANPALRGKLLGALWCGQDAAVEPRIAQPALRAAMSATGRYTFLPGREVREVIGENAVRDDHGDVHTGDLVILCTGAWTGGLVRELAPDLPVRRVRLQMMQTDPLDEPLTTSVADGDSFRYYPAFAGGALEQLKAVQPQPPVAAEHKMQLLMVQRKDGGLTIGDTHEYEHPFAFDVDEAPYEHLVSVAEELLGRRLPRIRRRWAGVYAQCTDSSRVVHREQLRDGVWLVTGPGGRGMTCSPAIAEATADLAGL, from the coding sequence ATGAGAATCATCGTTGTAGGAGCAGGCGTCCTGGGCAGCATGCACGCCTGGCAGGCCGTCGAGCGCGGCCACGAGGTCGTTCACCTGGAGCGCGAGGCCGAGGCCCGCGGCGCGTCCGTCCGCAACTTCGGGCTGGTCTGGGTCAGCGGACGCGCCGCCGGCGAGGAACTCGCCACCGCGCTGCGCGCCCGCGAGCTGTGGGAGCGGATCGGCGAGCGGGTGCCCGCCCTCGGGTTCCGCGCCAACGGCTCGCTCACCGCGATCACGACCGAGGCCGAACTGGCCGTCGCCGAGCACGCCACCACCCTGCCGGACGCCGCCGCCCGCGGCTACCGCCTGCTCGACCCCGCGGAGACCCGGGCCGCCAACCCGGCCCTGCGCGGCAAGCTGCTCGGCGCCCTGTGGTGCGGCCAGGACGCCGCCGTCGAGCCGCGGATCGCCCAGCCCGCGCTGCGCGCCGCCATGTCGGCCACCGGCCGCTACACCTTCCTGCCCGGGCGGGAGGTGCGCGAGGTGATCGGCGAGAACGCCGTCCGCGACGACCACGGCGACGTGCACACCGGCGACCTGGTGATCCTCTGCACCGGCGCGTGGACCGGCGGCCTGGTCCGCGAACTGGCCCCCGACCTGCCGGTCCGCCGCGTCCGCCTGCAGATGATGCAGACCGACCCGCTGGACGAGCCGCTCACCACCTCGGTCGCCGACGGCGACAGCTTCCGTTACTACCCCGCCTTCGCCGGCGGCGCGCTGGAGCAGCTGAAGGCCGTCCAGCCGCAGCCGCCGGTCGCGGCCGAGCACAAGATGCAGCTGCTGATGGTCCAGCGCAAGGACGGCGGCCTCACCATCGGCGACACCCACGAGTACGAGCACCCCTTCGCCTTCGACGTCGACGAGGCGCCGTACGAGCACCTGGTCTCCGTCGCCGAGGAACTGCTCGGCCGGCGGCTGCCCCGGATCCGGCGTCGCTGGGCCGGGGTCTACGCCCAGTGCACCGACAGCTCCCGGGTCGTCCACCGCGAGCAGCTGCGGGACGGCGTCTGGCTGGTCACCGGCCCCGGCGGGCGCGGCATGACCTGCTCGCCGGCCATCGCCGAAGCCACCGCGGACCTCGCCGGCCTCTGA